TTTGCGGCTCCAGATGCTAAGGTGAGCTCCGATCGTTTTCGCTCGTTCTCGCATCCCGGGTAAACCCCAATGTCCAGGAATGCCGCCGTTTTGGACGACGATCGGCTCAATGCCGATGCCATCGTCTTGAACAAGTAGTCGAAGTTCGGCTTCGGTATAGTCCACTTCTACTGTGATTTTGCTTCCCTTTGAGTGTCGGAACGCGTTGAAGAGCGCTTCTCGACCAAGCTTGCTCAATTCTTCAACAACAATCGGATGAAGGCTTGCTGCTTTGCCATTCACCACAACGCTGAATCTGATTGAGCCGTCTTGCTGGAACCGTTGACCTGCTTTCGTAAACATGTCAGCGAGGTCAACCAATTCTTCTTCGTGCCGGACGTCCAGCACATGCTCGCGACCCTCCAACATCACATCGTCTGATTGCTCGAGAGCCTGCTCGAAGATCACTCTCGCCGGCTCGTGTCTTGGGAGCTGCGATGTTGCTGTTTGAAAGCGAAGAAGCAAACCCTGCATGCCCTGAAAGAAGGTGTCGTGCAGATCCCTTGCGATCCGCTCCCGTTCGTCCATCTGCGCGATGAGCCGTGCTTTCACCGCCTCAGAGGCTTGCTCAAGGCGCACGGTATACAGGATCCACAGGGAAACTAAGAGTACCGACAGGACGAACAGCTTGAACCAAAGTGTCTGGTAGGGTGCAGCGGCCACAACGATGTCGAGCGCTGCTCCAGTTGTATTCCACACCCCGTCGTTATTACATGCCATAACGGAGAATCGATAATGCCCTGGGGGAAGCTGGTTGTAAAAGGCACTCCGCCGCGTACCTACCTCCTGCCAGGTATCGTCCTGCCCTTCTAATTTGTAGCGAAACACTACCCTGCGTGGTTGAACGTAGCTGAGTCCGCTGTACTGAATCTCGAGGTCCTTAGTATTTGGAGGCAGCTCAAGCTTTCCAAGAGGAGTGGAAACTCTATGGTCAGCGAGCACTGTGTCGATGTGCACTGGCGGAGGCCGTGGGTTGTCGCGCAATCGCTCCGGGTCAATCATTTGCAGAACGACACCATTGGTGAACCACAATTTGCCCCCGACAGCCATGGCAGCACTTGGCTGCCCATCTTGCCCCCCGGGGAAAACACCTTCAAGCCTCCCGAATACGCGAGGGTGTACTCGAAACAGTTCATCTGCCCGAAGTCGTTGAAGGTCACCGGTGCTGACCCTCAGCAATCCGCACTCGCCAAATAGCCAGAGGTTCCCATCGCTATCGTCGAGTGCGGAGTAGATGGTCGAGCATGGTAAGCCCCGATCTTGATTCAGCACTCTCCACTGCTGCCTCGTCTTTAGAAAAAGCCCAATCCCCGTGCTGAGGAGCAGGGTGTTGTCGGGCGTTACCCTTAGATCGGTGACACCGAAGGAAACGGAGCTTGTTGGAATCTTGACGAAGGACCGTTGCCCATTCTTTAGGTAGCTCAGTTCCCCACTGTTTGCTCCAACCCAAAGTCCACCGTCCCTATCAGGCGCCAACCACTTTGCTCGATCCTTAGCGGGCAGCTCGATGGTTCGGACAACCTGGTAGTTCTCGATCTGGAGAAGCGTTCTCGCCCCGCTCCGAGAGAGGACTGCCCAAAGTGCGCCTGTCTCATCCTGTGCAATGGAGCTGATAGTCTCCGCCATGTGCTTCTGATCGCGCTCCCTGCTCGCAGGAACATCCCGTACACGGCCGTTGTCATAAACAAGTAGCTGGTTGTCTGAGGCAATCCAGACGCGGTGGCTCCTGTCCTCGTATAAGGCCCGTATAGTCTGCCCAACGTTCGCTTGCAGCGGAGTGATTGTGCCGGCGCGCCAAACATCGATGCCCCCATTTTCTGCGATCCAGACCGATCCATCGGGACGCGCAAGCACAGGACCATTCAAGCTTCGAGTCAGTCCCCTATGGGGTGTGTAATCCGCCACTGGAATGTCTCGAAAGCAGTCGACTCCTGCGATGGTGGCGACCCAGATGTTGCCCTCGGCATCCTCGCGCACTGCGTTCACTTGATCGCTGGAAAGCCCGTCACTCATCGTGAAATGATCGGCTTTGCCGTTCCAGATTCGGTACAGCCCTTCATCCACCGTACCTACCCAGAGCGCACCTTCCCTGTCCCGAAATAGGATGTTTGCAGTAATGCTTGAGCCATGGAAGCCAACAGCGTTGTATCCCTTCCAGCTGCCGTTCGCGTACTCCTGCACACCGCCGAACATGCCTTTCACGTCTAATGCCGCCAAAATCACTGTGGGCTGCGGAAGGAGATAACGGACACTGCCTTCGCCTAAAATTGTTTTAGGCTGTTCATTCAGAGATGACTGGACCTTGCCATCACGCCAGGAACGCACCGACGACGAGCCAAACCACTTTGCTCCCGCGCCATCTTCGGCCAGCGCAGTAGCAAACTTCTCGGGAATCCCCGCGTCTGCACCGAAGCAGCGCAGATCTGAGCCCACGACCTCGCATAAAGGTCCTTTACCATCTCGAATTCTCAGCCGCGTGACCCATATGGTCCCGTCACTTGCCTCGATTACGGAGCGGATCTCGGCCTGCCAGGTGGATACTTGAAGAAGCTGCCCATGCCGAATCGCTTGGAGGCCGCCAGGACCACCAAACCAGATTGTTCCATCTCGCGCGAGGACAAGGCTGTTCACACCGGCAATGCTTCTGCTCCTTGCAACGTCAGGTGAAGTAAACGACCCTCCCACCAGGCGGGTCAGATTGGTGCTGGTCCCCACCCAGATGTATCCATCAGCGTCCTGCAGGATCTGCGTAGGTGTGCCCTCAAAATTGCCTTCTTCGGTCCGCCACACGTTGTGTGCATATTGATAGAGCGCGCGCTGTGGATCGAGCGCTACAGCGAAGGTGCTCCACGTCGACCCCGCAAGAAGTAGGGCAAGGATCCTCAGCAGAAGGGCATACCCGCGGGTTCCTTCCGTGCGCAACATCGCGGATTTCATTGAGCACCCTCCTTCGTCTTCGCAGGCACCCCTGATGTTACCTCCCCAACTTCGCGCAAGGAACTCGAAAGAGCTATCCGTCATTGGCTCTCATGAGGCTCGAAGAAGAGTGCTCGGTGGGCTAGAATCCCCAAAAAGCGGCCATCCTGAAAGCGTTCTCCGGGTACAACCAGGTCGTTGGTGACTCCTTGTGGTGGTCATCTGATCCAACTTAAGTGAGGGAATTCTATGTTCCGGGAAGAGATTAGCCGGTCCAGTTCGGTCATCGTCCCAGACTTCCGTCCAGAACTTGCTTTCCCGAAACTTACAGAAGAACAAATCGACAAAGTTCGATTTTATGGAGTTGAAGAGACGCTACCCCCAAACCGACTACTCTTTACCCACGGTGCGCGCGAAACCGATATGTTTGTTGTTCTCGACGGCGCGATCACAATCTCTCTCCCGGTCGTCGGTGGGGAAAGAAAGATCATCGCGCAGTACAGAAGGTTTGACTTTACCGGCGAACTGGATCTTCTCAATTCGCAAGGGTCGCTTGGCGAAGCCAAGACGACTTGTAGGAGCCTCGTCCTTCGTATACCTCGCCTTCGATTTCAGCATCTGATGCGCGCCGAAGGAGAGATCGCGAACGTCATCACCTCTGCGGCAATCTGGCGGCGGGTCGGCATTCTTTGCGAGATCTCCGGTGGCGTGGAGCTGATGGGGAATGCGGGAGATCCGGGAATGCGGCTAGTGCAGCGTTTTCTCGTTCACAACGGCTATCCCCATCATATCGTCACAATCATCGGCGACGGTACTCGCCAACAAACTGCAAACACCAGCGAGGCATTCCCGCAAGTGACGCTCACCGACGGTCGAGTAATGCATCGCCCGACGATTGCGGAGCTGGCCGATGAACTGGGCATCACGGAACGACCTGATGCCGCGATGATCTACGATGTGGCGATTGTAGGTGCCGGTCCTGCAGGACTGGCGGCGGCTGTACACGCAGCTTCAGAAGGGCTATGCACGATTGTCGTGGAATCAACGGCTCCCGGGGGGCAGGCGGGAACCAGTTCAAAGATCGAAAACTACCTCGGATTCCCGACTGGCGTCTCCGGTCTACAGCTCGCAAGCCGTGCTCACTCGCAAGCCTTGAAGTTCGGAGTCAAGTTTGCCATCTCAAGAGAAGTCGTAACGGCTGAGCAGGTACATGGAATTCATATCCTTACTCTCTCCGGCAGGATTCTGCTCCGTGCGCGCTCGGTGGTCGTGGCCTCCGGAGCGCAATACAGACAGCTCGCAGTGCCCGACTATAGTCGCTTTGAAAATCAGGGAATCTACTATGCCGCCACTGCGATGGAATCGCAGCTTTGCCGCGACCGGCATGTAGTGGTGGTCGGAGGAGGAAACTCCGCAGGACAAGCAGCGCTCTTTCTTTCGGGCTTCGCATCGCAGGTGCATCTGGTTGTGCGCGGCAAATCATTGTCGACGAGCATGTCGCAATATCTCGTGTCGCGCATCGAAAGCTCGTCTCGCATCACGCTCTGCACGGAAACAGAGATCGTCAAGTTGGAGGGCGAGAAAAGCCTGGAGTGGGTTAGCTTGAAGGATCTCAGAACCCGGGAGACAATTCGCAAACCGATCAAAAGCGTGTTTGTGATGATTGGTGCGGAGCCCAATTCCGGATGGCTGTTCGGCACCGTCAAACTGGATCGAAAGGGCTTCATTTTGACAGGGGGTCCAGACGCTTTCAGTAGAAGTCCCTACGCGACCAACGTACATGGCCTGTTTGCAGTTGGCGATGTTCGTTCCGACTCTCTTAAACGCGTTGCATCAGCCGTTGGTGAAGGATCCGTTGTCATTTCTGACGTCCACCGATATCTAGCCGATCTAACCGCGCTTGTAGCTGCGGGAACCCTTCCTCCGATAGGGACACTTCATGGCGCTCAGGAAGTGATATAGCCTGAGGAATCTTGTCTGACGGACGCCAGGATCTCCTCAGACCCCACCTTGATTTCCTTGCGGTCAAACAATGACACAGGAATAGCCGCAGTCCTGATGAGGTTAAAGTTAAGGGCTGTTTGCTCGT
This genomic stretch from Granulicella arctica harbors:
- a CDS encoding ligand-binding sensor domain-containing protein; translated protein: MKSAMLRTEGTRGYALLLRILALLLAGSTWSTFAVALDPQRALYQYAHNVWRTEEGNFEGTPTQILQDADGYIWVGTSTNLTRLVGGSFTSPDVARSRSIAGVNSLVLARDGTIWFGGPGGLQAIRHGQLLQVSTWQAEIRSVIEASDGTIWVTRLRIRDGKGPLCEVVGSDLRCFGADAGIPEKFATALAEDGAGAKWFGSSSVRSWRDGKVQSSLNEQPKTILGEGSVRYLLPQPTVILAALDVKGMFGGVQEYANGSWKGYNAVGFHGSSITANILFRDREGALWVGTVDEGLYRIWNGKADHFTMSDGLSSDQVNAVREDAEGNIWVATIAGVDCFRDIPVADYTPHRGLTRSLNGPVLARPDGSVWIAENGGIDVWRAGTITPLQANVGQTIRALYEDRSHRVWIASDNQLLVYDNGRVRDVPASRERDQKHMAETISSIAQDETGALWAVLSRSGARTLLQIENYQVVRTIELPAKDRAKWLAPDRDGGLWVGANSGELSYLKNGQRSFVKIPTSSVSFGVTDLRVTPDNTLLLSTGIGLFLKTRQQWRVLNQDRGLPCSTIYSALDDSDGNLWLFGECGLLRVSTGDLQRLRADELFRVHPRVFGRLEGVFPGGQDGQPSAAMAVGGKLWFTNGVVLQMIDPERLRDNPRPPPVHIDTVLADHRVSTPLGKLELPPNTKDLEIQYSGLSYVQPRRVVFRYKLEGQDDTWQEVGTRRSAFYNQLPPGHYRFSVMACNNDGVWNTTGAALDIVVAAAPYQTLWFKLFVLSVLLVSLWILYTVRLEQASEAVKARLIAQMDERERIARDLHDTFFQGMQGLLLRFQTATSQLPRHEPARVIFEQALEQSDDVMLEGREHVLDVRHEEELVDLADMFTKAGQRFQQDGSIRFSVVVNGKAASLHPIVVEELSKLGREALFNAFRHSKGSKITVEVDYTEAELRLLVQDDGIGIEPIVVQNGGIPGHWGLPGMRERAKTIGAHLSIWSRK
- a CDS encoding FAD-dependent oxidoreductase produces the protein MFREEISRSSSVIVPDFRPELAFPKLTEEQIDKVRFYGVEETLPPNRLLFTHGARETDMFVVLDGAITISLPVVGGERKIIAQYRRFDFTGELDLLNSQGSLGEAKTTCRSLVLRIPRLRFQHLMRAEGEIANVITSAAIWRRVGILCEISGGVELMGNAGDPGMRLVQRFLVHNGYPHHIVTIIGDGTRQQTANTSEAFPQVTLTDGRVMHRPTIAELADELGITERPDAAMIYDVAIVGAGPAGLAAAVHAASEGLCTIVVESTAPGGQAGTSSKIENYLGFPTGVSGLQLASRAHSQALKFGVKFAISREVVTAEQVHGIHILTLSGRILLRARSVVVASGAQYRQLAVPDYSRFENQGIYYAATAMESQLCRDRHVVVVGGGNSAGQAALFLSGFASQVHLVVRGKSLSTSMSQYLVSRIESSSRITLCTETEIVKLEGEKSLEWVSLKDLRTRETIRKPIKSVFVMIGAEPNSGWLFGTVKLDRKGFILTGGPDAFSRSPYATNVHGLFAVGDVRSDSLKRVASAVGEGSVVISDVHRYLADLTALVAAGTLPPIGTLHGAQEVI